A window from Hoeflea sp. IMCC20628 encodes these proteins:
- a CDS encoding LuxR C-terminal-related transcriptional regulator, which yields METVWKRLDDALDLAIDDAQYWENVCNEVVDIFGATGAILIPTDPSFRGVWMSCSTRLKLTLGEYIEGGWHLRDPREKVTALMLEHGYSTDDEIFPDRAAKAEMPFYKDFLYKHNFGVLTAIRILTPNRYWGLMLHFANDHPPISEAEIALIGKIRPILEKAVTKADEIAHRRIAAFAHFFKGTKSEVYVMDVDGEQCFNLDNDGKLSNQINASDLLPKEMSNELNDEIKEICASDPELSLSKSFQFRERGENTNVLVIQFPPSLRHYFMAFKVCAITTECSDMDSLKHNRLRENYQLSETEIATVDLLSTGKTPNMIADLMSLKAASIRQRLKVIYQKTNVSSQVELVALYGQL from the coding sequence ATGGAAACTGTTTGGAAACGTCTGGATGACGCGCTCGACCTGGCAATTGATGACGCTCAGTATTGGGAAAATGTCTGCAATGAAGTGGTAGACATTTTCGGCGCTACAGGCGCCATTCTCATTCCCACCGATCCCTCTTTTCGCGGCGTATGGATGTCATGCTCCACCAGGCTGAAGCTGACTTTGGGAGAGTATATCGAGGGCGGCTGGCATCTGCGTGACCCGCGTGAAAAAGTGACGGCCTTGATGCTTGAACATGGGTATTCGACCGATGATGAAATTTTCCCTGATCGAGCAGCCAAGGCAGAGATGCCTTTTTACAAAGACTTTCTCTACAAGCACAATTTTGGCGTCCTGACTGCCATCCGTATTCTCACGCCCAATAGATATTGGGGTTTAATGTTGCATTTTGCCAATGATCATCCGCCAATCTCAGAAGCAGAAATAGCGCTGATAGGCAAAATACGCCCGATTCTCGAAAAAGCAGTCACCAAAGCCGACGAGATTGCGCATAGGCGAATAGCCGCGTTTGCACATTTCTTTAAGGGAACGAAATCTGAAGTCTATGTGATGGATGTTGATGGTGAGCAGTGTTTCAACTTGGATAATGATGGAAAATTGAGCAATCAAATCAATGCTTCAGACCTGTTGCCCAAGGAAATGAGCAACGAGTTGAACGATGAAATCAAAGAGATTTGCGCAAGTGATCCAGAATTATCGTTGAGCAAATCGTTTCAATTCAGAGAGCGCGGCGAAAACACCAATGTTCTGGTCATTCAATTTCCACCCAGCCTAAGACATTACTTCATGGCCTTTAAGGTATGCGCCATTACCACTGAATGCAGCGATATGGATTCATTGAAGCACAACCGCTTGCGTGAAAACTATCAACTTTCAGAGACTGAAATTGCCACCGTAGACCTGCTGTCGACCGGAAAAACACCAAACATGATTGCGGATCTGATGAGTCTGAAGGCGGCGAGCATTCGGCAACGGCTGAAAGTGATCTACCAGAAGACAAATGTCAGCAGCCAGGTCGAATTGGTCGCGCTTTACGGACAATTATAA
- a CDS encoding class 1 fructose-bisphosphatase: protein MREKQLTLRQFLLLDHRQHALDKDLIFLLEDIATSCRIISNHVRSGAFVGNLGSAGSTNIQGETQKQMDVLANEEFVRHCSNCGRVAALVSEEVDEVYWLKANPEAGDYLVYFDPLDGSSNLELNLSVGSIFSVVRIAHAIDASDDRSVLRAGHEQVCAGYSVYGPSTSLVVTTGTGVNGFTHQQGTGEFRLTHPDMRIPEETSEFAINASRYKLWDAPIQRYFDECIAGEDGPRGKTFNMRWVASMVAEVHRILTRGGVFLYPCDDGNRADGGKLRLMYEANPMGMIIEQAGGAASTGTERIMDVTPTSHHQRVAVILGSKSEVALLEQYHADSRY from the coding sequence ATGCGTGAAAAACAACTCACCCTTCGTCAGTTTCTGCTGCTCGACCACCGGCAGCACGCGCTCGACAAGGATCTGATCTTTCTGCTGGAAGATATCGCCACCTCCTGCCGAATTATCTCCAACCATGTCCGCAGCGGTGCCTTCGTCGGCAATCTGGGCAGCGCCGGGTCGACCAATATCCAGGGTGAAACCCAGAAGCAAATGGACGTGCTGGCAAATGAGGAGTTTGTCCGCCACTGTTCCAACTGTGGCCGCGTGGCGGCGCTGGTGTCGGAAGAAGTCGACGAGGTGTATTGGTTGAAAGCCAACCCGGAGGCCGGTGACTATCTGGTTTATTTCGATCCGCTTGATGGCTCGTCCAATCTTGAACTGAACCTGTCGGTTGGCTCGATCTTTTCGGTGGTGCGGATTGCACACGCGATTGACGCCAGCGACGACAGGTCGGTCTTGCGGGCCGGGCACGAACAGGTCTGCGCCGGTTATTCTGTCTATGGTCCGTCGACCTCGCTGGTTGTGACCACAGGAACCGGTGTGAACGGGTTCACCCACCAGCAAGGCACCGGCGAATTCCGCCTGACGCATCCCGATATGCGGATTCCGGAGGAAACCAGCGAATTCGCCATCAACGCCTCGCGGTACAAGCTGTGGGATGCCCCGATACAGCGCTATTTCGATGAATGCATCGCCGGCGAAGACGGTCCCCGCGGAAAAACCTTCAACATGCGCTGGGTTGCTTCGATGGTGGCCGAAGTCCACCGCATCCTGACGCGTGGCGGCGTGTTCCTGTACCCTTGCGATGACGGCAACCGCGCCGATGGCGGCAAATTGCGCCTGATGTATGAAGCCAATCCAATGGGCATGATCATTGAGCAAGCCGGCGGCGCGGCCTCCACCGGAACTGAGCGGATCATGGACGTCACCCCAACATCGCATCATCAGCGCGTCGCGGTCATTCTGGGTTCCAAATCCGAGGTCGCGCTGCTTGAGCAGTATCACGCCGACAGTCGATACTGA
- a CDS encoding dihydrodipicolinate synthase family protein, with protein sequence MDNSIFTGCIPALMTPCRPDRTPDFDALVRKGQELVAAGMSGVVYCGSMGDWPLLTDAQRMEGVARLVAAGVPTVVGTGAINSASAVAHAAHAAEVGAQGLMVIPRVLSRGSSAGAQAAHFKAVLSAAPELPAVIYNSPYYGFATRAELFFALRREHKNLIGFKEFGGANDLRYAAEHITSADDSVTLMVGVDTNVFHGFVNCGATGAITGIGNALPREVLHLVSLCKKAAAGDAKARLQAQQLDEALGVLSSFDEGADLVLYYKHLMVLTGDAEYELQFYETDALTDSQRNYVESQYHLFRTWYAEWSAQV encoded by the coding sequence ATGGACAATTCGATTTTCACCGGCTGCATACCAGCACTGATGACCCCGTGCCGTCCCGACCGGACACCTGATTTTGACGCCCTGGTCCGCAAGGGCCAGGAACTGGTCGCTGCCGGCATGTCCGGCGTGGTCTATTGCGGCTCGATGGGTGACTGGCCGCTGCTCACCGATGCGCAGCGTATGGAAGGCGTTGCCCGTCTGGTTGCCGCAGGCGTTCCCACCGTCGTCGGCACCGGCGCGATCAACAGCGCTTCTGCGGTTGCCCATGCAGCCCACGCCGCCGAAGTCGGCGCCCAGGGCCTGATGGTGATCCCGCGGGTGTTGTCACGCGGTAGTTCGGCCGGCGCCCAGGCGGCGCATTTCAAGGCGGTGCTGTCGGCAGCTCCGGAACTTCCGGCGGTGATCTACAATAGCCCCTATTATGGCTTTGCCACCCGCGCCGAATTGTTCTTCGCGCTGCGCAGGGAACACAAGAACCTGATCGGCTTCAAGGAATTCGGCGGCGCCAATGATCTGCGCTATGCGGCCGAGCACATCACTTCCGCCGATGACAGCGTTACCCTGATGGTAGGCGTCGACACCAATGTCTTCCATGGTTTCGTCAATTGCGGCGCCACCGGCGCGATCACCGGCATCGGCAACGCCCTGCCGCGCGAAGTTCTCCATCTTGTTTCGCTGTGCAAGAAGGCAGCCGCCGGCGACGCCAAGGCGCGGCTGCAGGCCCAGCAGCTCGATGAGGCGCTGGGTGTGCTGTCGTCCTTTGATGAGGGCGCCGACCTGGTTCTTTACTACAAGCACCTGATGGTGCTGACCGGAGACGCCGAATACGAACTGCAGTTCTATGAGACCGATGCGCTGACGGACTCGCAACGCAACTACGTAGAAAGCCAGTATCACCTGTTCCGCACCTGGTACGCGGAGTGGTCTGCGCAAGTCTGA